In Bacillus sp. FJAT-45037, the following are encoded in one genomic region:
- a CDS encoding glycine betaine uptake BCCT transporter, whose product MVFKISVGIAALFVVIGVVIPDQLGLAMNAAQSFVLESFGWFYQLVATFFLLFAAFMIFSKFGKIKLGSPDSTPEYSRPTWFAMLFSAGMGIGLLFYGVSEPISHFSTPPMGEGGTETSAVMGMRYTWLHWGLHAWAIYAIVAMALAYQKFRKGAPGLMSATLYPVIGDKVKGPIGHTIDIIAIFSTLFGVAASLGLGSQQINAGLSYLIGIPNNFGVQMLIMGIITVLFIISANTGISKGIKYLSNINMSLAVLLVLAVLILGPTLFILNMFTTSLGGYIQNFIPMGLRLSPFDETEAAWTQGWTVFYWAWWISWTPFVGMFIARVSKGRTIREFTIAVILVPSLVCAIWFTVFGGTGIFLELTQGVDVSNQSLETALFYVYQQLPLGAILSVLTIALITTFFVTSADSATFVLGMLSTGGSLNPSSKVKITWGIILVAATSVLMASGGLAGLQTAIIVSALPLTIIILVMCYGLVKALNKDLKEINQVKSKIELKKEKVS is encoded by the coding sequence ATCGTTTTTAAGATTTCTGTTGGGATTGCAGCTTTGTTTGTAGTAATAGGGGTTGTCATACCTGATCAATTAGGCTTGGCGATGAATGCGGCCCAATCGTTTGTTTTAGAGTCGTTTGGCTGGTTTTATCAGCTCGTAGCAACCTTTTTCTTACTGTTTGCTGCGTTTATGATCTTTAGTAAGTTTGGTAAAATTAAATTAGGCTCACCAGATTCAACACCTGAATATAGTCGTCCAACTTGGTTTGCGATGCTATTTTCAGCGGGTATGGGAATCGGTCTTTTATTTTACGGAGTATCTGAACCGATCTCACATTTTTCAACTCCACCAATGGGAGAGGGAGGAACGGAAACCTCAGCTGTCATGGGAATGCGCTACACTTGGCTACACTGGGGACTTCATGCATGGGCGATTTATGCAATCGTTGCTATGGCGCTTGCCTATCAAAAGTTTAGAAAAGGTGCACCTGGTTTAATGAGCGCAACACTTTACCCTGTAATAGGAGATAAAGTGAAGGGACCGATTGGTCATACAATTGATATTATTGCAATTTTCTCTACATTATTCGGAGTCGCAGCATCTCTTGGTCTAGGATCACAGCAAATAAATGCCGGATTATCTTACTTAATTGGAATTCCTAATAACTTTGGCGTGCAGATGTTAATTATGGGCATTATCACCGTTCTCTTCATCATCTCAGCTAACACTGGGATTTCAAAAGGGATCAAATACTTAAGTAACATAAATATGTCGCTTGCCGTGTTATTAGTTTTAGCGGTGCTGATCTTAGGACCGACGTTATTTATATTGAATATGTTCACAACAAGTCTAGGTGGCTATATCCAGAATTTCATTCCAATGGGGTTAAGATTATCACCATTTGATGAGACGGAAGCAGCATGGACGCAAGGGTGGACAGTTTTTTACTGGGCATGGTGGATTTCTTGGACTCCATTTGTCGGAATGTTCATTGCTCGAGTATCTAAAGGTAGAACGATCCGTGAATTTACAATAGCCGTGATTCTAGTGCCATCGCTTGTATGCGCGATTTGGTTCACTGTATTCGGTGGAACAGGGATCTTCCTTGAATTGACGCAAGGAGTAGATGTATCTAATCAATCACTTGAAACAGCGTTATTCTATGTCTATCAGCAATTGCCACTAGGAGCAATTCTTTCTGTATTAACGATTGCTTTGATTACAACGTTCTTTGTTACTTCAGCCGACTCAGCAACGTTCGTACTAGGGATGTTATCAACGGGGGGAAGCCTAAACCCATCTAGTAAAGTAAAGATTACATGGGGAATCATTCTAGTTGCAGCAACAAGCGTCTTAATGGCTTCAGGAGGTCTAGCAGGACTCCAAACAGCGATTATCGTTAGTGCATTGCCTTTAACCATAATTATTCTTGTCATGTGTTATGGACTAGTGAAGGCGTTAAACAAAGACTTGAAAGAAATAAATCAAGTAAAATCAAAAATAGAACTTAAAAAAGAAAAAGTGAGTTAA
- a CDS encoding VanW family protein, translated as MPSNEHLSITFEQDTLVSIHREEFFDPYLGRSIIDQDKYEELVESVEKQVYVEPVNATLDPHGQLVSEEIGYKLNRRAFDEAFYSYFFGTGHASFEVPRYKLYPKVDQTLLQSLRTEAIGAYATYYNTYNHERAHNIALATEAINNHVVFPGETFSFNTVVGKRTVERGYLLAPVIVRGELTEGIGGGICQVSSTLFNAADRAGMDIIERYTHSKRVTYVPPGRDATVSWYGPDFVFQNKQNQPILIIAKTYNGTLLVKLSSSEKIDYEPRNVPKAPNKLPPEVDAQL; from the coding sequence ATGCCAAGTAACGAGCATTTATCGATCACTTTTGAACAGGATACCCTTGTGTCCATCCACCGTGAAGAATTTTTCGATCCTTATCTTGGTCGCTCGATCATTGACCAAGACAAATATGAAGAACTTGTCGAAAGCGTAGAAAAGCAAGTCTATGTCGAGCCTGTTAACGCTACTCTTGATCCACATGGTCAACTCGTTTCTGAGGAGATTGGATATAAATTAAATCGTCGGGCCTTTGATGAAGCATTTTATTCATACTTTTTTGGGACAGGTCATGCCAGCTTTGAAGTACCAAGATATAAGCTTTATCCTAAGGTAGATCAGACTCTCTTACAATCGCTACGTACGGAGGCAATTGGTGCGTACGCGACGTATTACAATACATACAATCATGAGCGCGCACATAATATCGCACTAGCAACCGAAGCGATTAACAATCATGTTGTTTTTCCTGGTGAAACGTTTTCCTTTAACACCGTTGTCGGTAAACGTACGGTGGAGCGTGGGTATTTACTGGCACCTGTTATTGTAAGAGGAGAGTTGACAGAAGGAATCGGTGGCGGGATTTGCCAAGTGTCCTCGACGCTGTTTAATGCAGCCGATCGCGCAGGAATGGATATTATTGAGCGCTATACACATTCCAAGCGTGTCACCTATGTTCCACCTGGGAGAGATGCAACCGTCAGTTGGTATGGGCCTGATTTCGTCTTTCAAAATAAACAAAATCAGCCGATCTTGATTATAGCCAAAACGTACAATGGGACGTTACTTGTGAAACTTTCTTCCTCTGAAAAAATTGATTATGAACCAAGAAACGTTCCGAAAGCACCAAATAAGTTACCACCTGAGGTTGATGCTCAACTGTAA
- a CDS encoding YhdT family protein: MSNNRIDPKDPRFKIAHREAWIGVILVLFNFAWWYGFAYGLGSKPVEEYTYVFGLPAWFFYSCVVGFLVMVVLVIIVVKGFFTDVSFDDEKEDGTE, encoded by the coding sequence ATGTCAAATAATCGAATAGACCCAAAAGACCCAAGATTTAAAATTGCTCATCGCGAAGCGTGGATCGGGGTCATTCTTGTACTTTTTAATTTTGCTTGGTGGTACGGGTTTGCTTATGGGTTAGGATCAAAACCGGTCGAAGAGTATACCTATGTCTTTGGACTGCCGGCATGGTTTTTCTATAGCTGTGTCGTTGGCTTCCTTGTCATGGTTGTTCTCGTGATTATTGTCGTCAAGGGATTTTTTACAGATGTCTCGTTTGATGATGAGAAGGAGGATGGCACTGAATGA
- a CDS encoding MFS transporter, giving the protein MIRGSWKALVWIGIAELCALSLWFSASVISTELIQVWNLTSNSEAWLSASVPIGFVIGALVSSTFGIADRFNPRKVFAVSAFLGALFNVSIILVDHAFIGILLRILTGLSLAGVYPIAVKILSQWFPKKRGLAIGILIAALTLGSSLPHFIVIFSTSLNWQLVIICSSLLALLAAIIVRWVLEDAPVTTKKLPFSFKLIKKVVSNKPVMLANYGYFGHMWELYAMWTWIPIFLTASFTSYSPFISPWFIALSSFITIGIAGGIGSVVGGLVSDKIGRANLTIISMFISAICCILIGFTFGQYIWLTLSLSIIWGMSVISDSAQFSAVVSEVAEVEYVGTALTFQMCIGFLITIFSINLIPIIQRLVGWEWVFACLAIGPILGIVSMVRYKRYEFNRVK; this is encoded by the coding sequence ATGATTCGAGGTTCATGGAAAGCGTTAGTATGGATTGGAATAGCTGAATTATGCGCATTAAGCTTGTGGTTTAGTGCTTCCGTTATATCCACCGAACTCATTCAAGTATGGAATCTTACCTCCAATTCAGAAGCATGGTTATCTGCTTCTGTCCCAATTGGTTTTGTAATAGGTGCATTAGTTAGTTCAACTTTTGGGATAGCAGATCGTTTTAATCCTCGAAAGGTTTTTGCCGTTTCAGCGTTTCTAGGCGCATTGTTTAATGTCTCAATTATACTAGTAGATCATGCTTTTATCGGTATCCTACTTAGGATATTAACTGGTTTATCACTGGCTGGTGTATACCCGATAGCTGTAAAAATTTTATCACAATGGTTTCCAAAAAAGCGTGGGCTTGCTATTGGTATACTAATAGCCGCATTAACTCTAGGGTCCTCTTTGCCACATTTTATTGTGATATTCTCTACTTCTTTAAATTGGCAATTAGTGATAATTTGTAGTTCACTATTAGCACTACTGGCAGCCATTATTGTCCGTTGGGTTTTAGAAGATGCTCCAGTAACAACTAAGAAATTACCTTTCTCTTTTAAATTAATTAAAAAGGTAGTATCGAATAAACCAGTCATGCTTGCGAACTACGGTTACTTTGGGCATATGTGGGAATTGTATGCGATGTGGACGTGGATTCCTATCTTTTTGACTGCTAGTTTTACAAGCTATTCACCATTTATTTCTCCTTGGTTTATTGCTCTATCCTCTTTTATTACAATCGGAATTGCAGGGGGAATTGGTAGTGTAGTAGGTGGACTAGTCTCAGATAAAATTGGAAGAGCCAACTTAACCATTATTTCTATGTTTATCAGTGCTATTTGCTGTATCTTGATTGGTTTTACTTTTGGTCAATATATATGGTTAACTCTAAGCCTTTCTATCATTTGGGGAATGTCTGTCATTTCAGATTCTGCCCAATTTTCTGCCGTCGTTTCAGAAGTAGCAGAAGTTGAGTATGTAGGAACAGCTCTTACTTTTCAAATGTGCATTGGTTTCCTAATCACTATATTTTCTATCAACCTAATACCTATTATTCAGAGGTTAGTTGGTTGGGAGTGGGTCTTTGCCTGTTTAGCGATTGGACCGATTCTTGGTATTGTATCTATGGTCCGATACAAAAGGTATGAATTTAATAGAGTCAAATGA
- a CDS encoding UbiD family decarboxylase, with amino-acid sequence MYQNLQECILDLEKSGQLIRIKEEVDPHLEMASIHMKVFEAKGPAILFENVKGSNYPAVSNLFGTVERSKYMFRKTWKTTQDIIGLRNDPMSALKNPFKHVGVGIGASKALPQKKAKLPNEFKEIQISDLPLIQHWPEDGGAFVTLPQVYSEDPEKPGIMNANLGMYRVQLSGNDYELNKEIGLHYQIHRGIGVHQAKATKLGQPLKVSIFIGGHPSHTLSAVMPLPEGLSEMTFAGMLAGRRFRYSYVDGYCISHDADFVITGEIHPGQTKPEGPFGDHLGYYSLTHEFPLMNVHKVYAKENSVWPFTVVGRPPQEDTAFGDLIHELTGDAVKEEIPGVKEVHAVDAAGVHPLLFAIGSERYTPYQKVKQPAELLTISNRILGTGQLSLAKYLFIAAEEETPLTTHNEQEFLAYILERIHLHRDLHFQTNTTIDTLDYSGTGLNTGSKVVIAACGDKIRDLCEDVPEALRDLQGFTNPNMIMPGVVALEASKFESYDQAESEMNDLSTAIDKKGSPADCPLIIVCDDSTFMSETFSNFLWATFTRSNPSHDMYGVNSSTVHKHWGCDNLIIDARIKPHHAPPLIPNVEVEEKVTKRFAENAQLKEVLKS; translated from the coding sequence ATGTATCAAAACTTACAAGAATGTATTTTAGACCTAGAAAAAAGTGGACAATTAATCCGAATAAAAGAAGAAGTCGACCCTCATCTTGAGATGGCGTCGATTCATATGAAAGTTTTTGAAGCAAAAGGACCAGCAATTTTATTTGAAAATGTCAAAGGCTCTAATTATCCTGCGGTTTCTAATTTATTTGGTACGGTAGAGCGAAGTAAGTATATGTTCCGTAAGACATGGAAAACAACACAAGATATTATTGGATTAAGAAATGATCCAATGAGTGCGTTAAAGAACCCATTTAAGCATGTGGGTGTAGGGATTGGTGCGTCTAAAGCGCTGCCACAAAAGAAAGCTAAACTTCCTAATGAATTTAAAGAAATTCAAATTTCAGACCTGCCGTTAATTCAGCATTGGCCTGAAGATGGTGGTGCTTTTGTTACGTTGCCCCAAGTTTATTCAGAGGACCCAGAAAAACCTGGTATTATGAATGCGAACTTAGGGATGTACCGTGTACAGTTAAGTGGGAACGATTATGAATTAAATAAAGAAATCGGCTTGCACTATCAAATCCATCGTGGAATTGGTGTCCATCAAGCAAAAGCAACAAAGCTCGGTCAACCTTTAAAAGTTAGCATCTTTATTGGCGGTCATCCGTCTCATACATTATCAGCTGTGATGCCACTTCCTGAAGGATTAAGTGAAATGACCTTCGCGGGCATGCTTGCGGGTCGCCGCTTCCGTTACAGCTATGTCGATGGGTATTGCATTAGTCACGACGCTGACTTTGTGATCACAGGGGAGATTCATCCTGGTCAAACAAAGCCTGAAGGACCATTCGGTGACCACTTAGGTTATTATAGTTTGACACATGAGTTTCCATTAATGAATGTACACAAAGTGTATGCAAAAGAAAATTCAGTGTGGCCATTTACTGTGGTTGGTCGACCACCGCAAGAAGATACGGCTTTTGGTGATTTGATTCACGAATTGACAGGGGATGCCGTCAAAGAAGAGATTCCTGGTGTAAAAGAAGTCCATGCGGTAGATGCAGCTGGCGTGCATCCATTATTATTTGCCATTGGCAGTGAACGTTACACGCCATATCAAAAAGTGAAGCAACCAGCTGAGCTTCTGACGATTTCTAATCGCATTCTTGGTACAGGTCAACTAAGTCTAGCAAAGTATCTATTTATTGCAGCAGAGGAAGAAACACCACTTACGACTCATAATGAACAAGAATTTCTCGCTTATATACTCGAGCGTATTCATTTGCATCGCGATCTTCATTTCCAAACGAACACAACAATTGATACGCTAGATTATTCGGGAACGGGATTAAACACAGGTAGCAAGGTGGTCATCGCTGCTTGTGGAGATAAAATAAGAGATTTATGCGAAGATGTACCAGAGGCATTACGAGATCTTCAAGGTTTTACGAATCCAAACATGATCATGCCAGGAGTAGTTGCCTTAGAAGCATCAAAATTCGAATCATACGATCAAGCTGAATCTGAAATGAATGATCTTAGCACAGCTATCGATAAAAAAGGCTCGCCTGCAGACTGTCCGTTAATCATTGTGTGTGATGACAGCACATTCATGAGTGAAACATTTAGCAACTTCCTATGGGCGACATTTACACGCAGCAATCCTTCCCATGACATGTATGGGGTAAATAGTTCAACTGTCCATAAGCATTGGGGTTGTGACAACCTAATCATCGACGCACGCATTAAACCCCACCATGCTCCACCACTGATTCCAAATGTTGAAGTCGAGGAGAAAGTGACGAAGAGATTTGCAGAGAATGCTCAGTTAAAAGAAGTACTAAAATCATAG
- a CDS encoding NAD(P)H-dependent flavin oxidoreductase, whose protein sequence is MSNIPSVLNNLRMPVIGSPLFIISNPKLVIEQCKAGVVGSMPALNARPASQLDEWLAEITEELAAYNAQNPERPAAPFAINQIVHKSNDRLEQDMELCVKYKVPIIITSLGAREEVNLAAHSYGGIVFHDVINNKFAHKAIDKGADGLIAVAAGAGGHAGDKSPFALIQEIREWYTGPLALAGSIANGNAVLAAQAMGADFAYIGSPFIATHEARAIEEYKQAIIECTSDDIVNSNLFTGVHGNYLAPSIRAAGLDPNALPESDPSKMNFGGEGKSKAWKDIWGSGQGIGAIKEVTSTREYIDKLHQEYVAARERLLNTSGEFAR, encoded by the coding sequence ATGTCAAACATTCCGTCAGTTTTAAACAATTTGAGAATGCCCGTTATCGGTTCACCGCTTTTCATTATTAGTAATCCCAAGCTCGTAATTGAGCAATGTAAAGCTGGGGTTGTTGGCTCCATGCCTGCATTGAATGCAAGGCCTGCTTCTCAGCTAGATGAATGGCTAGCGGAAATTACTGAAGAACTCGCAGCTTATAATGCACAAAATCCAGAGAGACCAGCAGCACCTTTTGCGATTAATCAAATCGTACATAAGAGCAATGATAGATTGGAACAAGATATGGAATTATGTGTAAAGTATAAGGTTCCTATTATCATTACTTCCCTTGGTGCTCGTGAAGAGGTCAATCTCGCCGCACACAGCTACGGTGGAATTGTTTTTCACGATGTCATTAATAATAAGTTTGCACACAAAGCCATTGATAAAGGAGCGGATGGGTTGATTGCAGTCGCAGCAGGAGCTGGCGGACATGCAGGGGACAAGAGCCCGTTTGCATTAATCCAAGAAATCCGTGAGTGGTATACTGGACCATTAGCTTTGGCTGGCTCTATTGCCAATGGAAACGCAGTCCTTGCTGCTCAAGCCATGGGTGCAGATTTTGCTTATATTGGTTCACCCTTTATTGCTACACATGAAGCTCGAGCGATCGAGGAATATAAACAGGCGATTATTGAGTGTACTTCTGATGACATCGTCAATAGCAATCTATTTACTGGTGTCCATGGGAACTATCTTGCCCCATCCATCCGCGCTGCTGGTTTGGACCCGAATGCACTACCGGAAAGTGACCCATCTAAGATGAATTTTGGGGGAGAAGGAAAATCAAAGGCTTGGAAGGATATTTGGGGTAGTGGTCAAGGTATTGGAGCAATTAAAGAGGTAACTAGTACCAGAGAATATATTGATAAACTGCACCAAGAGTATGTGGCCGCAAGAGAGCGGTTATTAAATACAAGTGGAGAATTTGCGAGATAA
- the exaC gene encoding acetaldehyde dehydrogenase ExaC, producing the protein MIYAKPNDINSLVSFKEKYGNFIGGEWTAPVKGQYFEAITPVTGQSFCEVPRSTAEDIELALDAAHAAKETWGKTSVAERSLVLNRIADRMEENLEMLAVAETWDNGKAIRETLNADLPLAIDHFRYFAGVIRAEEGAISQIDQDTVAYHFQEPLGVVAQIIPWNFPLLMATWKIAPALAAGNCIVLKPAEQTPASILVLLELIGDILPRGVLNVVNGFGLEAGKPLATSKRVSKVAFTGETSTGRLIMQYASENLIPVTLELGGKSPNIFFEDVMDKDDEYLNKAVEGMVLFALNQGEVCTCPSRALIHESIYDAFMNRAMKRIAEIKTGNPLDTETMMGAQSSEEQLDKILSYMEIGKKEGAECLIGGGRNYLSGDFQDGYYVKPTVFKGHNNMRIFREEIFGPVLSVTTFKDTEEALAIANDTNYGLGAGVWTRDMNTAYRMGRNIQSGRVWTNCFHAYPAHAAFGGYKMSGVGRENHKMMLNSYQQTKNLLVSYSNEAQGFF; encoded by the coding sequence ATGATTTACGCAAAACCAAATGACATCAATTCTTTAGTGAGTTTTAAGGAAAAGTACGGGAATTTTATTGGGGGAGAATGGACAGCCCCTGTGAAAGGTCAATATTTCGAGGCGATCACCCCTGTGACTGGTCAATCATTCTGTGAAGTTCCGCGCTCAACAGCTGAAGATATTGAACTAGCACTTGATGCAGCACACGCGGCAAAAGAGACTTGGGGGAAAACATCAGTTGCCGAACGATCCCTAGTCCTTAATCGAATTGCTGATCGCATGGAAGAAAACCTAGAAATGCTCGCGGTCGCTGAGACATGGGATAACGGAAAAGCGATTCGTGAAACATTGAATGCTGATTTACCATTGGCAATTGATCATTTCCGTTATTTCGCTGGAGTCATTCGCGCAGAAGAGGGAGCAATAAGTCAAATTGATCAAGATACGGTAGCCTATCATTTTCAGGAACCACTTGGCGTGGTAGCGCAAATTATCCCTTGGAACTTCCCTCTGTTAATGGCTACGTGGAAAATAGCACCAGCCTTAGCTGCCGGAAATTGCATTGTCTTAAAACCCGCTGAACAAACACCAGCATCGATTCTTGTCTTGTTAGAGCTAATAGGAGACATACTTCCACGAGGTGTGCTGAATGTAGTAAACGGATTTGGCCTTGAAGCAGGCAAACCACTTGCAACAAGTAAACGAGTTTCAAAAGTAGCCTTTACAGGTGAGACGTCAACCGGACGCCTTATCATGCAGTATGCGTCTGAAAACCTTATTCCTGTGACTTTAGAACTCGGCGGGAAATCTCCAAATATATTCTTTGAAGATGTGATGGACAAGGATGATGAGTATTTAAATAAAGCGGTAGAAGGAATGGTACTCTTTGCTTTAAATCAAGGGGAAGTCTGCACGTGTCCATCTCGAGCGTTAATCCATGAATCAATCTATGATGCATTTATGAATCGAGCGATGAAGCGGATTGCAGAAATTAAAACGGGTAACCCTCTTGATACAGAAACAATGATGGGAGCACAATCTTCTGAGGAACAATTAGACAAAATTCTGTCCTATATGGAGATCGGAAAGAAAGAAGGAGCAGAGTGTTTGATTGGCGGAGGTAGAAACTATCTATCAGGCGATTTCCAAGATGGCTATTACGTCAAGCCTACCGTTTTTAAAGGCCATAATAACATGAGAATCTTTAGAGAAGAGATCTTTGGACCTGTTCTGTCTGTTACAACCTTTAAAGATACAGAGGAGGCTCTAGCTATTGCCAATGATACGAATTACGGTCTAGGTGCAGGAGTTTGGACACGAGACATGAACACCGCCTACCGAATGGGACGCAACATTCAATCAGGTCGCGTGTGGACGAACTGCTTCCATGCCTACCCAGCCCATGCAGCGTTTGGTGGATACAAAATGTCAGGCGTCGGACGAGAGAATCACAAAATGATGCTCAATAGCTACCAACAGACGAAGAATTTACTAGTCAGTTATAGTAATGAGGCGCAAGGGTTCTTTTAA
- the panF gene encoding sodium/pantothenate symporter — protein MNWPVIIPLFIFLLSIFVVGYWSSRYIKKSDHFLQEYFLGSRELGGFILAMTMIATYGSASSFIGGPGIAYTQGLGWVLLAMAQVATGYFVLMVLGKKFAIYARKYEAITLVDFLRKRYGSKWVVLFSSFSIIIFLFSAMTAQWVGGARLIESLTGLSYTSALFLFAITVLFYVIIGGFRAVALTDTIQGVVMVFGTLVILIGTIIAGGGINNIIQDLIAENPNLVTPYGHDGSLTPAYVSSFWILVGVGVVALPQVTVRAMSYKNAKAMHRALITGTIVVGFIMLGMHLIGVFARPILPGIEVADSVMPLITLEVLPPWLAGIVLAAPMAAIMSTVDSLLLLVSSTVVKDVYLNYIKPEASNKKVKQVTIAVTSILGVLVFMLALSPPDLLIWLNLFAFGGLEAAFIWPVIMGLYWQRGNKYGALSSMIVGVSTYILIHTFAPNVFGVHTVVFPILLSLVAFVVMSLVTKETNEAAL, from the coding sequence ATGAACTGGCCTGTCATCATTCCTCTATTTATTTTTTTATTATCGATCTTTGTCGTCGGTTATTGGTCCTCACGTTATATCAAGAAGTCCGATCATTTTCTTCAAGAGTACTTTCTTGGCAGTAGAGAACTTGGAGGATTTATCTTGGCCATGACGATGATTGCTACATATGGAAGTGCTTCAAGCTTTATTGGAGGGCCTGGAATTGCTTATACGCAAGGTCTTGGCTGGGTGCTGCTTGCTATGGCTCAAGTGGCGACTGGCTATTTTGTACTAATGGTTCTCGGAAAGAAATTTGCGATCTATGCAAGAAAGTACGAAGCGATTACCCTCGTTGATTTCTTAAGAAAACGATACGGGAGTAAATGGGTCGTTCTTTTTTCATCGTTTAGTATTATTATTTTCTTATTTTCCGCCATGACCGCACAATGGGTCGGTGGAGCTCGTTTAATTGAATCGCTCACAGGGCTTTCGTATACTAGCGCATTATTTTTGTTTGCGATTACGGTATTGTTTTATGTGATAATTGGAGGCTTCCGCGCCGTTGCTTTAACAGATACAATCCAAGGGGTTGTGATGGTGTTTGGGACTCTCGTTATTTTAATTGGAACCATTATTGCTGGAGGCGGAATCAACAATATTATCCAAGACTTAATTGCTGAGAATCCGAATCTTGTCACACCGTATGGACATGATGGCAGTTTAACTCCAGCTTATGTCTCCTCTTTTTGGATTTTAGTGGGGGTTGGTGTCGTTGCCTTACCTCAAGTGACCGTGCGTGCGATGTCTTATAAAAATGCTAAAGCTATGCACCGTGCCCTTATTACAGGGACAATTGTTGTTGGTTTCATTATGTTAGGGATGCATTTAATTGGCGTATTTGCTCGTCCCATTTTGCCTGGTATTGAAGTGGCTGATTCGGTCATGCCGCTCATTACGCTTGAAGTGTTACCACCATGGCTTGCTGGAATTGTGTTAGCGGCACCAATGGCTGCTATTATGTCGACGGTTGATTCACTTCTATTATTAGTTAGCTCAACTGTCGTGAAGGATGTCTATTTAAACTATATTAAGCCAGAAGCAAGCAACAAAAAAGTAAAACAGGTAACGATTGCTGTGACGTCAATTCTCGGTGTACTCGTATTTATGTTGGCACTAAGCCCACCTGACCTATTGATTTGGTTAAATTTATTCGCGTTCGGCGGATTAGAGGCCGCCTTTATCTGGCCTGTTATTATGGGTCTGTATTGGCAACGAGGAAATAAATACGGCGCCCTATCATCCATGATCGTTGGGGTATCTACTTATATTCTCATCCATACGTTTGCACCCAATGTATTCGGTGTACACACAGTAGTCTTTCCGATTCTGTTATCACTCGTCGCCTTTGTGGTTATGAGCCTTGTCACCAAAGAAACCAATGAAGCTGCCCTTTAG